From one Rhopalosiphum padi isolate XX-2018 chromosome 2, ASM2088224v1, whole genome shotgun sequence genomic stretch:
- the LOC132922530 gene encoding uncharacterized protein LOC132922530, which yields MSVNSFRSDDEESFAVSDVDMIEAQDRKTGTKPGGQKRVCEKKNNGKKSKKNVSYRDKIGKMMKDHKIALEVRNSMSIRQDDGILIVKAPADEKSTDYWTLSHYKTKNIEHVDSKDRWKHAECSMKLSITDQAKDQAISSELNELVQTLFDRFMKDSKKKITRI from the exons ATGTCGGTCAATTCATTTAGGAGTGATGATGAAGAATCCTTTGCTGTAAGCgat gtgGATATGATAGAAGCGCAAGATAGAAAAACTGGAACAAAACCGGGTGGTCAAAAGAGGGtatgtgagaaaaaaaataatggaaaaaaatcgaaaaaa aatgttTCTTATCGAGATAAAATTGGGAAAATGATGAAAGATCACAAAATTGCACTCGAAGTCAGAAATTCAATGAGCATTCGGCAAGACGATGGGATTTTAATTGTAAAGGCACCTGCTGACGAAAAATCGACTGACTATTGGACGTTGTcgcattataaaacaaaaaacattgagCATGTTGATTCTAAGGACag atggaAACATGCTGAGTGTTCGATGAAACTTTCAATAACCGATCAGGCAAAGGACCAAGCCATATCGAGTGAACTAAATGAATTGGTTCAAACACTTTTCGACCGATTTATGAAggattcaaagaaaaaaattacacgtatttga